In the genome of Dermacentor silvarum isolate Dsil-2018 chromosome 1, BIME_Dsil_1.4, whole genome shotgun sequence, one region contains:
- the LOC125944012 gene encoding uncharacterized protein LOC125944012 has product MPSPHRDSEEALWSGRRTKFLIECYKEHFGRIGQKGGLRNKKQLMLFITDALNEEFGCTITVIQVTNKWKSLERAYKKVRINNNKSGSGAAECSFEGDLQDFMEKQHHISPVVTYAQGCKIVPDSRERELQDTTQAPEAALSPTTSVENTQVEPRGAKLKKDPPLVQLLQKLDQIETNRAARHEQKMALLERFVSAYEARKQTPCFHQIFFGIYTTQTQTEGARLETVQNIQNKIIVGRIWQKAKFR; this is encoded by the exons ATGCCGTCTCCGCATCGCGATTCTGAAGAAGCTTTGTGGAGTGGCCGGAGAACTAAGTTTCTCATTGAATGCTATAAAGAGCATTTCGGCCGCATCGGGCAAAAGGGGGGACTAAG GAACAAAAAGCAGCTGATGCTGTTTATAACAGATGCATTAAACGAAGAATTCGGATGCACCATAACGGTGATTCAAGTCACCAACAAGTGGAAATCGCTGGAGAGGGCGTATAAAAAAGTTCGGATTAACAATAACAAGTCTGGAAGCGGAGCTGCCGAGTGCAGTTTTGAGGG AGACCTGCAGGACTTTATGGAAAAACAGCACCACATAAGTCCAGTTGTGACATATGCACAGGGGTGCAAAATTGTGCCAGACAGCAGGGAGAG GGAGCTGCAGGATACAACGCAGGCCCCAGAAGCGGCGCTTAGCCCAACCACAAGTGTGGAAAACACACAGGTGGAGCCACGTGGAGCCAAGCTGAAGAAGGACCCGCCCTTGGTGCAGCTGCTGCAAAAGCTGGACCAAATAGAAACGAATAGGGCAGCGCGACATGAACAGAAGATGGCCCTTCTGGAGCGCTTCGTGAGCGCATATGAAGCAAGAAAACAAACACCTTGTTTTCATCAAATCTTTTTTGGCATTTATACAACTCAGACACAAACAGAAGGTGCAAGGCTTGAAACAGTGCAAAACATCCAAAACAAAATTATAGTGGGCAGAATATGGCAGAAAGCAAAGTTCCGTTGA